The genome window CGTGAAAACACTGAAGGCACTGAAACATTCCACTTTCCCCATTTTTCCATGTATGTTTATGCAAATGACCTGCAGTCTTGCTTTCTGTTTTAAATCAGTCGGTGCAAAATGAATGCTGATGCGATGTTTACCTATGATTTAGATtaatttatattataatatgTATGTGAATGTTGCAAGTTTACCATATATGTCATTAAAGTTTTATTTCAAGTCTTCAAGTCAACTGATGGAACACTATTATTTTGCTTCTTTTCAGTTTGGTAACTATCCCAAAATTCTGGTTGCTCAAAAGAACATTCCTTAAGAGGAATGTCTTATAATTCTTGAATATGCCTATTAAAACTTGGGTTTTAGGTACGTAATTAATGCTTAACATTGACTGCTGTCCTGTCGTCATCCGTGGTTGTTAAATCAGGTCCGCCCCGAGTCGCTAGAGGGCGCTCTCGTTGAATATGTTAAATGGAAGTTGTCACTAGCTAAAGCGGAACCTCCTCACTGATGGTGGTGAACGTAAGaaagtatcaaaataaatatcgAATTCAGCGGCTTTACGCTCCTTTTACGATTTGTTCTTGCTATATTTTGACGAAACATTTGACTGGTTAAAATGGGAAGGAGCAGGAGTCGAACTCCTCCAAGGCGTGGTAAGAAACTGCATGTAATgattttgtacgttttttgcATTGGTCGATTGAGGAGGAAGGTGCTAGAAACGTGCAAATATACATTATGATTATAGTCAATTCTGCTACATAATACCGTGTATTTAATGCGTTTTcagaatttttgattttttttccaaacacacACGGTTTCTAACATTGGCTTCCTGTTGTTAGGATGTGCTGTGTTTTGGCAATTGTAGTAAGTAAACGTAAATACAAGTAGAGTTTTCAAGCtacctatataaatatatatatatatatatatatatatatatatatatatatatatatatatatatatatatatatatatttatatatatatatatatatatatatatataacacaagTATAGGTAAAAGTAGCAGCATAGCAGTATATAGAAAAAGTAACAGCTGAAATGTCAACATGTTTTAAAGTatccaataaattaaaaaaaaatatatatatatatatatatatatatatatatatatatatatatatatatatatatattttaatttattggaTACTTTAAAACATGTTGACATTTCAGCTGTTACTTTTTCTATATACTGCTATGCTGCTACTTTTACCTATACTTGTGTTTAGTTAGCCAGATTTTGTTTGTGCTTATGTTACCTTGCCTAGCCAAACTTGAAACCATCTCTGGGAATTTAATAGGCTTTTAAAACATAGATTTCATAACCTAGCATAATCAATAACCAATGCcaaggttgtgtgtgtgtgtttgtgtttgtgtgaggaAGGCCTACACTTGTATACCTATGTAAAACTTAATTCTCTTGTCTACAGAGAGGAGACGTTCAACTTCCCGAGAACGTGATCGAAGAAGAAGGGAGAGAGATCGTTCACGGGATCGTGACAGAGAACGCAGGAGAAGTCGCTCACGATCTCCCCACAGGCGGCGATCAAGGTGAAGTTTTTTGGTATAATTGTCTTTTTCAATACATTTATGTTAAATATACAtagatgaaatattatttaatcaTCGATTTTTAATCGTGGACCTTCAAGGAATGAAATTAGGCTCATTTCACAACAAAAATCCTCAGTTTATTCAGTGAGGGACATTATTTCATGCGCTTAACATTATTGCATATTCTTATTCACTTACCTGCATGGCTTTAACTATTCTGGTGTAATGGAGTGCAGCAGGAGTTGTTCATCTTCCTCTGGATGCCAACTTTGAAGGCCTAATCCTCGATCATTAGTGAACCAATTGTCTTGAAGCCATGGATCAGTATCTATCAATCCCAGGagacctttatttatttatttatttatttatttaatcagtGCATTGATAGCAGAATTATAGCTCGGAGGTAGCCAGTAGAGGGCCGCCTCCTGTAGGTTAGGAATTTGCCAGGAGATGCATGCACAGCCTTCAGCCCGTAGTGCGTTGGGGCACAATCACGCTAAATCAAATATGTTTTAATGTGGTCTAAAGCATATGGGTGGTGGGTCATAGATTGCCGAGTTTCACCTTTTGCAGACAGAGTATTGTGTAACATACCGTCCGTCTTAACACAAACAGTGGCATTTTTATTCTACTTTTCATTATGTGCAGTGATTTCTACAGTCAATAGTTGTGATAACCCCTCCTGCAGCGGTCTTATTCCCTTTGCAGGTCACCTCGACGCCCTCGCTCCAACTCCCTCTCTCCTATGAGGCAAAAAGACAGGCGTGAAGATGACCGTAAAGAGAAGTCATCAAAGCCTATTCAAATATCAGGTATAAAGAATATATGTATTGTGGAAATGAGATCAGGACAGTTCGGTTCTTTCAGGTTTGAGTGAATCCTTTGTTGACTGTATAACATATTAGCTTGTATTTTGCATGGTAATCCATTTTCAACCAAATTAAACTAAAACTGCAGACATGTTTACTCCAGATTCTATTGGATATCCACCGCACTGACAAGGTCCTCACCTTATCAACAACAGTGATGAAATTCTaaataattaaacattttttttgaacaGCTGAGGACATGCAAGGCAAAACTGAAGAAGAAATTGAGATGATGAAACTAATGGGGTTTTCAACATTTGATTCGACTAAGGTGAGTGTCTATGATGTAAAACCACAAGGAAGGGAAATTTGGGTATTTATATAAAATTCATCAATATAGAATACAATGCGACTGTATTTTTAATGACCCAGTTTAAACTAATTTTGAAATAGTACAAGCCTGAAGTTAACACACATTTTTGATGAGTCGTTTTTGCTAAATTCTGATGAAATGTCAAATTTGGACAAGATATGTTCTGCTTTCAATCAGGGGAAGAAAAGTGATGGAGCTACCAATGCTTATGCTATCAATACAAccatgaaaagaaaatacaggTATGATATGACATGCCTGTAAAAAGAGGGGGGGAGTTATTACAGTTTGAGCACTATTACCGCTATTGTCAATATAGCCAATCACCTTCTGCAGGTGTTTCTATGCAGAGATTCTAGCTCCCCTATTGGTGCCTGATGATGTCATCTGCGAGTGTTGCGAGGGTAACAGTgatgtaatgtattttttttctttgatatttattttctaGGCAATACATGAACAGGAAGGGTGGGTTTAACAGACCTCTGGACTTCATCGCATGAAGCTCGACCGTCACTGTTTTCATGAAATATACGTTTgatgatgggtttttttttcattttatttcgaTGGGATGCAGAATTTGTCCATTTAAGTTAGTTCTTGGTGCTTCTATTACACCGTGCATGTTTATTATGAACATTATTTTTGTCCAGCCTCATGCTGCTCTGGAGTTGTAAGTGTAGTTATGTTAttcaactaaaataaaaaaaataagtcggTTTTAAAGTAATTACTGGtcatttttccaattttggTTTTCTGACAAAAATCTGCATGTAGTGAAGTCAACTCTGAAATTAAATAATGAAACGTTATCCTTgataaatgatgttttttgtatGATAAATGTTAGTATGACTACTGTTTTACATCATATATAATCTCCCTAACATTCAACTACTGTGaagttcattttaaatgtataaatatttaGCAGTAATAGCCTTGTTTGAGACCAGTAGGTATATATTCTGGTTGTAAAGACTTTGGCACGTCATTCACTGGCAAACGTGAGTCTTAAGAACCAAGAGTGACGCGCCTGCGCAGATGACTTTATAGGAGGAGCAAACTAAAGAGCGCATGGAACAAATCCAGGTCCACGAACCAAGACAACACTGCAAGAGCCAATCACAACGCTATACTGCGATACAGCATGCTTACGTGGGCGTTACGAGTCAAAATGCTGGCCAATGATCAACTGGATTTAACATAATTCAACCAATGCTGTCCAGCTGCGCGTCCTTCATTGTGGCTCCACCAACGAACAAAGCTGTCGTGTGCggaaccaaaatggctgacaagGACATCAGTTTCTGTGGACGCGGACCACCTGTAATGATTGACAAATTGAATGCCCAATAGAAGTCTGAGTTGCTATTTCCAATAAGCAATCACATCGAACCTTGGAATACAGTAATTAAATGTCATTTGTGTTTGCTTTATACAGGAGGCGGCAGCTAGATTTACGCTCGCTGATATTTGTGGCTTTAAACGTTTGACCAGACGCGAAGCGCGTGATCACCGATGAACTAGCACAAGAACAAGCTATCAACACATCCTTCAACTCATAAGGTTGGAAGACATCGTCGGGTAAACACCTAACTCGCTTTATTTCCCCGTAACTTACTTAACGAGGCCAATATTTGTGCTCGATAGGCCCAGAAATAGAATCGCCTGGACGTCGACGAACTCGTAAACAAACTTATGTTAATGATAGCATATTGTCATCGACTCGATTTCTCCTCGTTTTCCAGACTGAGCGAGAATATTTTTTCATGCGTCAAACAATACTTAAAACTGCCTGTAAAGTAAATTTCTAGCTTGTCTCgcatccattttctataaagCAGTATTTACCAGAGAAGCTAAACGCTACAATATTAACCCGAACCACTTCAGCTGTCATTTTCGGCAAACAATCAGGGGGGAAAGTGTGTTTTTGCCTTATTTCGTGGCACATTGACGTTTTTTATAACCCGTTTAATACTTAGTCGacgagacacacacacacttgccttAAAATAGCAGCCACTGTCAGAGCAGAAAGCtgccgtgtgtgtgcgcgtgcgtgtgtgtgtgtgagcgcgCGTGGACGAAGAGCAGGTTGTGTACAGCCACGGGATCCCTCATCGGATTATTGAAATATCAGTGATATTGCCTGAACATGACGGCTATCGGAATGGTGCAGATGCTCATCGAAGCAGCCGAGTATCTTGATCGCCGAGAACGAGGTcagtattattatttcattctcGTTTGTTATTGATTTTATGCATTGGCAATATGCAGTGAGACCCATCCCCCTTTATGAGTCGTATTTGTGCATCTatcctgttaaaaaaatgacgattCGTTCCCCCGATctcgtttttatttttgttgacacCAATCGCTACATGTGTATTTTGCAAAACATTGCATTGGAATGTACCACTAACCCCCAAAATGGTTTTATATCCATGGTCTATGCGTTTAATGAATGCATAAAGCAAAGGGGAATCGACTCTAATGGTATTGGTggtatttgtcatttttatttttaataatgtaAGGTTCAATGTGATGTGCACACaggtatattttttatttgtttttgttttttttaaatgatagccCCTCCTTTCCTGCTGTTGTGGTTTTTCTAGAGGGGTTTATTCCAGTTCAAGATGACATCATTGTCCAGGcagaggggggggggagaaTACAGCAGAAAATGGGGATGCTTTAACTGGGCTTGCACCCAAGTTTACAAAATGTTCATTGAATGATAAATATATGAAAAGCATATTgtggtattcatttatttttggacaCCATTTGACTCAAATGGTTATACTTATGTGCTTGCAGAAGCTGAGCATGGCTATGCTTCCCTACCACCTTTCATCAGCAGCCAAGAGAGAGAAAGTTTGAAAAGGAAGAGCAAAAGCAAGAAAAACATTAGTAGCAGGTACAACTTAATTCCATCTGGAGTTGATTTGTCCGAATTCGCCAACATGAAAAACTAATACTACTGTTACATTCATTCACATTTAGTCTTAAAAAAGTTTTCCACTCATTAATTTTCTATACTTCTTATCTTTATTCGAGTTACAATGTACTGGAGTAGATCCCAGCTGACCTAGTacgaaaggcaaactacaccctaactcacgtgtcaaagtggcggcccgggggggcaaatctggccctccgcatcattttgtgtggcccgggaaagtaaatcatgagtgccgactttctgttttaggatcaaattaaaatgaagagtatagatgtatattaaatttcctgattttccccctttttaaatcaataattgtaattttttaatctattttttctgtgtttttagttcaaaaatcattttgtaaaatctaaaaatatatagaaaaaagctaaaataaacattgttttagatgtataaaaaaaactgaatattcagggcttttaatccagttcttttaatccatttataaataaataaaaatcgaaatattatatctaaaatggtcgatccacgtgaaatcaagttgacgttaaagcggcccgcgaaccaacccaagtctgacacccttgccctaactGGTCGCTAGTCGTAGGGCATACGTAgagtcaaacaaccattcacacttacaatGCCACTGCCACTGTGTGGGGATCAAACCCACACTACCCAGACCGAGGTTATTAGGccaatgaaccactacactatgacTTCAAATGATGAATTCATATGATGTTTTGTGGTGGTTTCGGTCATTAGAGCTCATTTTCACAATATCTGCCAACAGTAACTACTGAAGATGTTGCTCATTGAATGAAATCCTGATTTAGTTAGTGAGAATTTTTTGATGAATATTTGCTATATTCAACTCTCAGAAATATGGAAAAGAGAATGTAGAAAAATTGAATTCACTAAGAATTTCTCAGCCTCCTCTATTGCCTGTTGTTTCTCAATGTGTGGGTGTTACGGCATGTGAGCGTGGAGGTGGTATAGTGTATATGTGCATGAATCAGTAGTACCCCCGCCCCCACTGTCATGTCtctcttattttttctttcctcatcattctcactcacacaccattttttttctcctgacaGTAACACCTCACCTCCCCCACTTCTTTCGAGTGTTCCCTGCTAGGTTCCCACTCTCGGAAGGGAGCGCATTAGCGCCTTTATTACATAAATGAAGAGATTCCTCCCCCACCGCCCTCATGTTCATATTCTCTTTGTGACTGCATTGTattatgtgtaaaaaaaaattgtgcgtCCCCCGTTGTCCGGGTACATGAAGTCTAGTCATTCTGAGAAATTCGTAATCCCGTCTGTTAAAGAGCCTCTCTGATGTAACAAACAtagccaattttttttcttgtgctgAATTACAAAacagaaatacagtaatccctcgaatatcgcggttaatgtagactagaAATGGCCGcgacaattgaaaaatcgcaattagggtcacccctattataactccCTTTTCCCCACTATTGAGTTTtagcgtgaattttcacatttttatgaacttaaaaaaaaaaaaaaaaatgaaaattagcagaaaaaaatggcgaagaagtgaattcgcgttaatcgagggaagactgtagttcctcttgaaaaatgttgattttccaCTTATTTACATTGAGTGATATCACGAGAGAGGTCCAATCCAGTGTGACTTTAGCGGATTGGATGATCAgataatgagttaatacttaaaaataaataaatacattttaaaaacccaatctttttttccaccccaTTCCAAGCCTCTGAAGATGACGGAAATTGAATTACCTCCGATTCaagtcaattattttgaaaacccCAGAAACTGGAATTCCATTTTGTGGCTCAGTTCGTGTCATTACTTCTGACTACCATTCTTGTGTATTCTTTTTAGAGTTAATAAtgagaaaatactgtatatagGGGCAAAGTCTAAGCCCAATGTTTCTGGTTACTGCCACCTCCTCACATGCACTGAGCTTAAAAAGAACACGTTTCCATTAGTGAGTGAACTGCCGGCTTTACAAAAGCCGTCTtcttttccttcattttcttttgaaagtaaaaacaaCCGCCTCTGCCCGCCATATTCTCCCTCGCACAGTTTTGATCAATCGATTTCTTTCATACACCCCAACAGAATGCAGTTATAGGCTGTGTTAATGACCTGAAAAAGGGGTTGTTCACGTTTTGCTTTATCTCCACAGGTCTACGCATAATGAAATGGAAAAGAACAGGTATGTAATGTCAATCTTGTTCAATTGGTTTATGTAAACTGATAATCTATTTCCTCTTCCATTTCGGTCCTAGTCAATCTCTTTAGAAATGTGCAAAACCGTAATTGCTGATGTTGgtcaaaatgcaaaatgtttttaaaattaaaagctcaatgcatttttaaatactCTAAAACAAACCCATACCGACAGCCATGTTCATAATAActgggaaaaaataatattagcaGTATTTTAGAGTTAATGTATTGTATTAAATGTACAGTTAAGGCAGTCTTAAGTTCTCAGTATTTTTGGGACTGTAAAGTAATTTGACACACCATAATTGaactagtttatttttaaacataagGGGTTTGACATCTCTCCCTTATTTCAATCAATGTACTTGTTTATAATAATTTGGAGGtcattaaaaacaatttgaatACATCCATAAAGAACACTAAATTATAGTTTGAGGTAAAATAAAGGTCCTTTAGTGCGCCCTCCATCATGAAAAATACCGTTTTTCTTTCTAAATATTATCGTAAATGCTTTTGAAAAGAAACCAAATTGCAAGGAAGAGTTAACCTTTATAGTTCGAGTCTTATCATTTTATATCGGAATACTCCCCTATTGACACAGTGCCCTTTTGCACTTTAAGCAGAACAATCGGCAAGTGAAAGAGCCACTCCTCTCTTTTCCTCATTTACCTGGACCACAAGAGTCTGAAGGGGGTTGTTAACAAACATTCACTACAGCACGTTATGTCACAAGGTAGACTAGGGCATTGGCTTTCTTATGTAAGGACTTACTTGAATGACATTTGGTCTTTGGAAATCACATGTAAAACACACTTACCCTTTCATTCATGTAAAGCTGTACTTTACTACTTTATGTTCTTTTTAAGTCTTAATTTATCATGTTCAACTACTTTAGACAATTACTTTGTGCAAGTGAATTTAATGTTATGGACGGACTTGTATGACTTTAAGCTCCGCCTACTATTGTGTATTCAGTGATACAATACTCTCCCAGTATGAATTTAACTGAAACAGATATTAAACTGGGAGTTCATTCGACCTCGGGAAGGATAAACATTTCCACAGTTAAATGTTAGTGTCCTACACACTGGCACTCAAACATACACACTGGCAGGCACACAGTTTTTGTGAGGCTGCAGATGGAGGTGTGTATTGCATAACAGCCGGGTCAGTTGGTCTCAAACACCCACCAGACCTTAGCAACCGACAGAACTGTCAGTTTGGAGCCatgtagaaaaaaagtgatATATGTGAATGGTTGGAATGGATGTCTTTCATCAGAATGATCATGgtagtcatccattttttttgttatcttgGGAAATAGTGAgcacaaatatgtatatatttttgcaagTTCTTATTGAAATGCATTAGGTCGAATGGTTAGTGTTCATATGTGGACAAGTCTGTTTTCTTCCCTTCTTCCTCTAGACGGGCACACCTACGACTGTGTTTAGAACGACTGAAATCCATGGTTCCGTTAGGTCCAGACGCCAACAGGCACACCACCCTGAGCCTGTTAATGAAGGCCAAGAATCACATCAAGGTGTGTGTGGGTATCATATTTTAGTCATGGCGCAATCTCAaaataccgttttttttttagtacaaaaaaaaagatggcagtGGCACAAGGGGTGGCCCAgaagctgagtggttagcgcgtcggcctcacagtgggggacctgggttcaaatcctggtcggtccacctgtgtggagtttgcacacccggcctccgggcctgcgtgggttttctccgggtactccggtttcctcccacattccaaagacatgcatggtaggctgattggacactctaaattccccctagatatgagtgtgagtgtgaatggttgtttgtcttcttgtgccctgcgattggctggccatcaattcagggtgtcccccgcccctggcccaaagtcagctgggatagaatccagcacctcccgcgaccctagtgaggataaagcggttcagaaaatgagatgagatgacagtCGATTTTGGCATAGTGCAGTTCGGCCACCTGTGTTCAATGTCATACTATATCAACACTTACTCTTGCTGCATCTTATTTTTGTTTACTCTGTAGAGGTTGGAGGAGAGTGACAGAAGAGCCCAGCACACTTTAGAACAGTTGCAGAGAGAGCAGAGACATCTGAGAAGGCGCCTAGAGCAACTCGGTGTGGAAAGAATCCGAATGGACAGCACTGGCTCAACCGTGTCCTCAGATAAATCCGACTCTGACCAAGGTAGGTTGTCCGTGCAAGTTGATAAAATGTCTAATTTGGCTGCTTAATCATGCCATCCTCCTTCTCTTAGTGACCATTGTAatgggtactcggtcgtttggtcagcggtcttttggtcgcccggaaggttattgataattaccatttaaattgttgctcaaattccctaaatacaaagtgcgaattattatttagtcatacttaaggccctattaattattaggctaaagaaaagctcaaaatttcccgtacttttattgtgttttgttggagaacttgttaagaccctgactgatgtaccTTCTtcaagggacaactcatgtatacatacgaactcttatacactcatacactcatacacaactcatacactcacacgtccgctcagtgaaactgctcagggccattgttggcttttattgatgcgtagaccgtgttgttttacccaaacgaccgcacacgattgtaATGATTTGCATTTCCTCTCTGCGTTCTACAGAGGACCTAGATGTGGACGTGGAAGGAACCGACTACCTACTGGGTGATCTGGAGTGGAGCACCAGCAGCGTGAGTGACTCTGGGGATGAACGGGGCAGCCTGCGCAGCAGCTGTAGCGATGAGGGCTACGCCAGCGCCAGCCTGCGACTCCTGCAAGACACTCAGGAGAGGGCCCAGCAGCTGGCCTGCAGCCTATAAACCTCCCTGGTTGAATCTCCTTGGAAGAATGTGTTGCCCTCCCATGGTCTTGTACCCACTTCAAATCCTCCTCTGCCCTCTGGACTCAACCAATCACGAGGCTTCTCATCCAGCCAAGCCTTTTGCTGATTTTCTTTGCCCACGAGCAAAGTAAACCTCCCCCCCGGTCAACAATCGTTACCTAACGGTCGCCAGGGCTCGTGACGTCCTCCCTTACTTGTTGTCCCTCCGTCCATTACAAATGCAACTTTCAGCCAGAGAATGTTACCGTACAATATCCCACTGCCTCTTTTTTTAACGTCTCCAAAAATCTGGATAGCACTTATGAGatttcacacacagacacgaGATACCCCGTCGTCGCGCTCCCCGCTAACCATATGGCGTCGCTTCGTATGGTGTGCCACAAAAGATTCAGACACCGATTGCCCAAtcggtctgtttttttttgcacaaaatggCCATCTTAAAATGTtcctagcattttttttaaatgtatacatacaacCACTCCCCTTTCATATTTTAGAGGTCATCTTGAAAGAGCTTCAAATATTACAAAGGCACGGAACAGCAATATGAGCCTCTTTAACGAAGGCCTCGCTCACCCTGACGTTTTCGGAGGTTTGGGTTCGATGCTGGGATTTCTTTTGTGAGTTATAAGTACGTGATTGTGTGTCTATGTCTGAATCTGGCGGAGGTCGATACTATACGTAAGTTTTAATCACCAGCTACCTGGCCTATTTGTGGAATGTTTTAGCAGGTGGTGCACTATTATCCATTACTTCTTGAGAAGGTGTAACCTGGGATGAAAAGTCTACCTACTGAGAATCCACGCTGGAGAACATTCCACTGTGTAAAGAGAGAGAGGCAAGTGAAGGCTgagagcgttttttttttttaatttttattcctGCCATGAATTTACACAAAAAATGTCACCTGAAagctaaaaaaagtgttttgttttcccATGAGCACATATCGTACAAAGAGTGGACTCCATTCTGCGTTAAACCCAGAAAGAGCCTCTCTTTACTTGCCTTGATCGCTATTTATTGCTTTGGAAGAAATGTACATCTATTGTAAATAGCTTAAAGAAAGATACCTATGTCTATCAGAAGTATTTATTAGATCTGGTAAAGTTAGAGaagaatataatatatttaattcGTTCTGTGTAGTTTTTGTTCCCGTGAAGTTTTGAGAGTTTCATATGTGTCATTTGTTTGCACAGAATAGGCAATCCGTAGAATATTTAGAAATGTATTTTGTGCCTCGAGGCTTTGTGTCTGTTAGGAAGTTTGAAAGCAGATCTCATGGAATAGGATGTTATTTTGTGGTTAATATTAGGGTGCCACCAGGCTTCTAAAGGGCTCTTTGCACAGAATGCCATGACATCAATGTAGGATATTTAGCTCAAAACTTCTTTCTGAAATCCAG of Stigmatopora argus isolate UIUO_Sarg chromosome 5, RoL_Sarg_1.0, whole genome shotgun sequence contains these proteins:
- the snrnp27 gene encoding U4/U6.U5 small nuclear ribonucleoprotein 27 kDa protein, with protein sequence MGRSRSRTPPRRERRRSTSRERDRRRRERDRSRDRDRERRRSRSRSPHRRRSRSPRRPRSNSLSPMRQKDRREDDRKEKSSKPIQISAEDMQGKTEEEIEMMKLMGFSTFDSTKGKKSDGATNAYAINTTMKRKYRQYMNRKGGFNRPLDFIA
- the mxd1 gene encoding max dimerization protein 1; translation: MTAIGMVQMLIEAAEYLDRREREAEHGYASLPPFISSQERESLKRKSKSKKNISSRSTHNEMEKNRRAHLRLCLERLKSMVPLGPDANRHTTLSLLMKAKNHIKRLEESDRRAQHTLEQLQREQRHLRRRLEQLGVERIRMDSTGSTVSSDKSDSDQEDLDVDVEGTDYLLGDLEWSTSSVSDSGDERGSLRSSCSDEGYASASLRLLQDTQERAQQLACSL